A single region of the Coregonus clupeaformis isolate EN_2021a chromosome 40, ASM2061545v1, whole genome shotgun sequence genome encodes:
- the LOC121555135 gene encoding zinc finger protein Helios-like, protein METEATDGYSASNGDCSPRKTENSRMLVDLSGNTPKGQQLQHPNSPTENTVKQEDETEDEGDRRTTAEDMGQSGEEGSGLEEPMIDSPNNLQDGVPGSEGSCDPGTQLPNGDRPFQCNQCGVSFTQKGNLLRHIKLHTGEKPFKCPFCSYACRRRDALTGHLRTHSVGKPHKCNYCGRSYKQRISLEEHKERCHNYLQSVAMDPTSNTGPYPGEVPKEQRPLAEAVTMATFDRPPVIERLQSNMGKRKSTTPQKFVGEKMMRYSYPELSYEMSLKYEKEAELMQAHMMDQAINNAISYLGSDSLRPMVHHPHPHGPHGPHGPHPSLTMAEVVPMGNPLFQHVYPLEPGPGHRMDRPRSRDAPPQPSPLPPLLPDFPPSSNGPNALTRPKHHHPQGTREERECPSNSGLDSAESTRSSPQERLGYHRNHRNNPYPRPRSRPSPTNGGREEGRGGAEVGLTAEVARGEAAETPMSRDGVRVFGREGREVRVFQCEHCCVLFLDHVMYTIHMGCHGYRDPLECNICGHRSKDRYEFSSHIVRGEHTFQ, encoded by the exons ATGGAAACAGAGGCCACTGATGGATACTCTGCAA GTAACGGAGACTGCTCTCCCAGGAAGACAGAGAACTCTAGAATGTTGGTGGACCTGTCGGGAAACACACCCAAAGGACAGCAGCTCCAGCATCCTAATTCACCCACTG AAAACACAGTCAAACAGGAAGATGAGACAGAAGATGAAGGGGACAGGAGGACCACAGCAGAGGACATGGGCCAAAGCGGGGAAGAGGGATCAGGATTGGAGGAGCCCATGATTGACAGCCCAAACAACCTACAGGATGGGGTCCCTGGGTCAGAAGGTTCATGTGACCCAGGAACTCAGCTGCCCAATG GTGATAGGCCGTTCCAGTGTAACCAGTGTGGCGTGTCGTTCACTCAGAAGGGCAACCTGTTGAGACACATTAAGctgcacacaggggagaagcccttCAAATGTCCGTTCTGCAGCTACGCCTGCCGCCGTCGTGACGCACTCACAGGCCACCTACGCACACACTCAG TGGGCAAACCACACAAGTGCAACTACTGTGGGCGGAGCTACAAACAGAGGATTTCATTGGAGGAGCATAAAGAGCGTTGCCATAACTACCTTCAGAGTGTTGCCATGGATCCCACCTCCAACACCGGGCCTTATCCAG gTGAGGTCCCTAAAGAGCAGAGGCCCCTGGCCGAGGCTGTTACCATGGCAACCTTCGACCGCCCACCCGTCATCGAGAGACTGCAGAGTAACATGGGGAAGAGGAAGAGCACCACCCCACAGAAGTTTGTGG GTGAGAAGATGATGCGCTACAGTTACCCAGAGCTGAGCTATGAGATGAGTCTGAAGTATGAGAAGGAGGCAGAGCTGATGCAGGCTCACATGATGGACCAGGCTATCAACAACGCCATCTCTTACCTGGGCTCTGACTCCCTGAGACCCATGGTCCACCACCCCCACCCGCACGGTCCACACGGTCCACACGGTCCACACCCATCCCTCACAATGGCTGAGGTGGTACCCATGGGCAACCCCCTCTTCCAACATGTCTACCCCCTGGAACCAGGGCCGGGGCACCGTATGGACCGACCACGCAGCCGGGACGCCCCACCTCAACCTTCACCTCTGCCACCTCTTCTTCCTGActttcctccctcctccaacGGGCCCAACGCCCTCACCAGACCCAAGCATCACCATCCCCAGggtaccagagaggagagagagtgtcctAGCAACAGTGGGCTGGACTCGGCCGAATCCACCCGGAGCAGCCCACAGGAGAGGTTGGGTTACCACAGGAACCACAGGAACAACCCCTATCCCCGACCCAGGTCCAGACCCAGCCCAACCAATGGCGGCAGAGAGGAGGGGCGAGGCGGGGCTGAGGTGGGGTTGACAGCGGAGGTGGCCCGGGGAGAGGCGGCAGAGACGCCGATGAGTCGGGACGGGGTGCGTGTGTTTGGGCGAGAGGGGCGGGAGGTGAGGGTGTTCCAGTGTGAGCACTGCTGTGTTCTCTTCCTGGACCACGTTATGTACACCATCCACATGGGCTGTCATGGTTACAGGGACCCGCTGGAGTGCAACATCTGTGGCCACCGCAGTAAGGACCGCTACGAGTTCTCATCTCACATTGTCCGTGGGGAACACACCTTCCAGTAG